One part of the Phacochoerus africanus isolate WHEZ1 chromosome 7, ROS_Pafr_v1, whole genome shotgun sequence genome encodes these proteins:
- the OLR1 gene encoding oxidized low-density lipoprotein receptor 1 isoform X2 produces MTLDDLKSKSMKDQPDEKSNGDKAEGPQSLSARRWRPAALILGFLCLGLLVTVILLIIQLSQVSDLLKQQKVNLTHQEDILEGQALAQRQAEKSSQESQRELKEMIETLAHKLDEKSKKLMELQQQNSNLQKALEKAANFSGPCPQDWLWHEENCYKFSSGPFSWEKSRENCLSLDAQLLKINSTDDLEFIQKTIAHSSFPFWMGLSLRKPNNSWLWEDGTPLMPHLFRLQGAASQMYPSGTCAYIHRGVVFAENCILTAFSICQKRANLLRAQ; encoded by the exons ATGACACTTGATGACCTCAAGAGCAAGAGTATGAAGGATCAACCTGACGAGAAATCAAATGGAGATAAAGCTGAAG GTCCTCAGAGTCTTTCCGCTCGGCGGTGGCGCCCTGCTGCCCTGATTCTAGGGTTCCTGTGCCTGGGATTACTGGTGACCGTTATACTGCTGATAATACAGT TGTCCCAGGTGTCTGATCTCCTGAAGCAACAGAAAGTGAACCTTACTCACCAGGAAGACATCCTGGAGGGACAGGCTTTAGCCCAGCGCCAGGCGGAAAAATCTTCCCaggagtcacaaagggaactcaaagAAATGATAGAAACTCTTGCCCACAAATTGGATGAAAAATCCAAGAAACTGATGGAGCTTCAACAGCAGAACTCGAATCTTCAAAAAGCTCTGGAGAAAGCGGCAAACTTTTCAG GTCCTTGTCCCCAAGACTGGCTCTGGCATGAAGAAAACTGTTACAAATTTTCCTCTGGCCCATTTAGTTGGGAAAAAAGCCGGGAGAACTGCTTGTCTTTGGATGCCCAACTGCTGAAGATTAATAGCACAGACGATCTG GAATTCATCCAGAAAACCATCGCCCATTCCAGTTTCCCATTCTGGATGGGGTTATCTCTGAGGAAACCCAACAACTCATGGCTCTGGGAGGACGGTACTCCTTTGATGCCCCACTT GTTTAGACTCCAGGGAGCTGCTTCCCAAATGTATCCTTCAGGCACCTGTGCGTATATACACAGGGGAGTTGTTTTTGCTGAAAACTGCATTTTAACTGCATTCAGTATATGTCAGAAGAGGGCGAATCTCTTGAGAGCACAGTGA
- the OLR1 gene encoding oxidized low-density lipoprotein receptor 1 isoform X1 codes for MTLDDLKSKSMKDQPDEKSNGDKAEGTGGPQSLSARRWRPAALILGFLCLGLLVTVILLIIQLSQVSDLLKQQKVNLTHQEDILEGQALAQRQAEKSSQESQRELKEMIETLAHKLDEKSKKLMELQQQNSNLQKALEKAANFSGPCPQDWLWHEENCYKFSSGPFSWEKSRENCLSLDAQLLKINSTDDLEFIQKTIAHSSFPFWMGLSLRKPNNSWLWEDGTPLMPHLFRLQGAASQMYPSGTCAYIHRGVVFAENCILTAFSICQKRANLLRAQ; via the exons ATGACACTTGATGACCTCAAGAGCAAGAGTATGAAGGATCAACCTGACGAGAAATCAAATGGAGATAAAGCTGAAGGTACTGGGG GTCCTCAGAGTCTTTCCGCTCGGCGGTGGCGCCCTGCTGCCCTGATTCTAGGGTTCCTGTGCCTGGGATTACTGGTGACCGTTATACTGCTGATAATACAGT TGTCCCAGGTGTCTGATCTCCTGAAGCAACAGAAAGTGAACCTTACTCACCAGGAAGACATCCTGGAGGGACAGGCTTTAGCCCAGCGCCAGGCGGAAAAATCTTCCCaggagtcacaaagggaactcaaagAAATGATAGAAACTCTTGCCCACAAATTGGATGAAAAATCCAAGAAACTGATGGAGCTTCAACAGCAGAACTCGAATCTTCAAAAAGCTCTGGAGAAAGCGGCAAACTTTTCAG GTCCTTGTCCCCAAGACTGGCTCTGGCATGAAGAAAACTGTTACAAATTTTCCTCTGGCCCATTTAGTTGGGAAAAAAGCCGGGAGAACTGCTTGTCTTTGGATGCCCAACTGCTGAAGATTAATAGCACAGACGATCTG GAATTCATCCAGAAAACCATCGCCCATTCCAGTTTCCCATTCTGGATGGGGTTATCTCTGAGGAAACCCAACAACTCATGGCTCTGGGAGGACGGTACTCCTTTGATGCCCCACTT GTTTAGACTCCAGGGAGCTGCTTCCCAAATGTATCCTTCAGGCACCTGTGCGTATATACACAGGGGAGTTGTTTTTGCTGAAAACTGCATTTTAACTGCATTCAGTATATGTCAGAAGAGGGCGAATCTCTTGAGAGCACAGTGA